A window from Gemmatimonadota bacterium encodes these proteins:
- a CDS encoding efflux RND transporter permease subunit, which produces MLDRVIRWSIDNRFLVAVAAGVLLISGTITALRMPVDVFPDLTAPTVTVLTEAHGMAPEEVEALVTFRIETAVNGATGVRRVRSSTSQGISIVWVEFDWGTDIFRARQIVNEKLQLVAAGLPGGVGMPSLAPISSIMGEIMLIAVTGSGSVTPMEMRTVADWTLRRRLLAIPGVAQVIPLGGEVREYQILVDPNRLAAFDVTLEEVVRAAEGSNVNASGGVFMDRGQEYLIRATGRVQALEDVALTVVAARNGTPITIGDVSEVRIGAATRLGEGSANAARAVILTVLKQPGTNTLELTDRIDREITNIEATLPDGMEINRGIFRQADFIRTAVNNVLVALRDGAILVIVILFLFLWSVRTTSISVLAIPLALITAILALKLLDITINTMTLGGMAIAIGALVDDAVIVVENVFRRLRENQRRPQDVRKPASHVVFDASKEILRSIVIATLIIIVVFIPLLFLSGVEGRMLRPLGFAYIVSILASLVVAVTVTPALSAYLLPGSKAVETERESWVVRNLKRVYGAMLVPVLRRPSRVMAGTAALVVASLVTFPFLGRSFLPEFQEGSLVISALTVPGTSLDESDALGRRIEQILLDHPAVLETARRTGRAELDEHAQGVNAAEIDVRLDIDAYDYDVVLEELRANLAAVPGTQITIGQPIGHRIDHMLSGTRASIAVKIFGPDLYQLRQIAREIESVAQGVAGTVDVAMEQQADVPQIRIDMNRRAMARYGVTPKHLAQAVDVALAGEVVSQILEEQRAIDLVVRFSAEHRKSLETVRNARVNTPVGSQVTIGMLADVRFDMGPNSISREDVQRKIVVQANVAGRDVGSVVEDLRQQVQEVVDLPAGYYVEYGGQFESAGEASRTIGLMSLLSLAAVFLLLLVEFSSVRQALLVMVNLPLALVGGVFAVWLTGGVLNIATLVGFITLFGIAIRNGILMVSHFNHLRAEGVELYDAVVRGSMERLSPIMMTALTAGLALLPLALSGGEPGNEIQSPMAVVVLGGLLTSLALNMVVVPVLYLRHGGAR; this is translated from the coding sequence ATGCTAGACCGTGTCATTCGGTGGTCCATCGACAACCGCTTCCTCGTGGCGGTTGCAGCAGGAGTGCTTCTCATTAGCGGAACCATCACGGCTCTTCGCATGCCGGTGGATGTGTTCCCTGACCTCACAGCACCCACCGTGACCGTCTTGACCGAGGCTCATGGGATGGCCCCCGAAGAGGTCGAGGCTCTGGTCACGTTCCGGATCGAGACGGCCGTGAACGGGGCGACGGGCGTACGCCGGGTTCGCTCCTCCACCTCGCAGGGCATCAGTATCGTGTGGGTGGAGTTCGATTGGGGCACGGACATCTTCCGGGCGCGTCAGATCGTGAACGAGAAGCTCCAACTGGTGGCTGCGGGTTTGCCTGGAGGAGTGGGGATGCCGAGCCTCGCTCCCATTTCGTCCATCATGGGCGAGATCATGTTGATCGCGGTTACCGGAAGCGGGTCCGTGACGCCGATGGAGATGCGCACCGTGGCCGACTGGACCCTGCGCAGGCGCCTGCTCGCGATCCCAGGCGTCGCTCAAGTGATTCCACTCGGCGGCGAGGTACGAGAGTATCAGATCCTCGTGGATCCAAATCGGTTGGCGGCGTTCGACGTGACGCTCGAGGAGGTAGTTCGAGCGGCTGAGGGCTCGAATGTGAATGCGTCCGGCGGCGTGTTCATGGACCGCGGACAAGAGTACTTGATCCGGGCCACAGGACGAGTTCAGGCGCTCGAAGACGTCGCTCTCACCGTTGTGGCCGCTCGGAACGGGACACCGATTACCATCGGGGACGTCTCGGAGGTACGTATCGGGGCCGCCACTCGTCTGGGTGAGGGATCGGCGAACGCCGCGAGGGCGGTCATCCTCACCGTCCTGAAGCAGCCCGGCACGAACACGCTCGAGTTGACCGATCGGATCGATCGAGAGATCACGAACATCGAGGCGACCCTGCCCGATGGAATGGAAATCAACCGCGGCATCTTCCGGCAAGCGGACTTCATCCGAACCGCCGTGAACAACGTCTTGGTAGCGCTCCGTGACGGCGCCATCCTCGTGATCGTGATCCTCTTCTTGTTCCTCTGGAGCGTCCGTACCACTTCCATCTCGGTGCTTGCGATTCCCCTTGCGCTCATCACCGCCATCCTCGCGCTGAAGCTCCTGGATATCACGATCAACACCATGACGCTGGGAGGGATGGCGATCGCGATCGGCGCGCTCGTGGACGATGCGGTGATTGTCGTGGAGAACGTCTTTCGGCGCCTTCGCGAGAATCAGCGACGGCCTCAGGACGTACGCAAGCCGGCATCCCACGTTGTATTCGACGCTTCCAAGGAGATCCTTAGGAGCATCGTGATAGCGACGCTGATCATCATCGTGGTGTTCATACCGCTCCTCTTCCTCTCGGGAGTCGAGGGGCGCATGCTCCGGCCTCTGGGGTTCGCCTACATCGTCTCGATCCTGGCCTCGCTGGTCGTCGCGGTGACGGTTACACCGGCGCTATCGGCCTACCTACTGCCGGGCTCAAAGGCGGTGGAGACGGAAAGAGAGAGTTGGGTCGTACGGAATCTCAAACGGGTCTACGGGGCGATGCTTGTACCGGTGCTCAGGCGTCCGTCACGTGTGATGGCGGGTACCGCGGCACTCGTGGTCGCATCACTGGTGACTTTCCCTTTCCTGGGCCGCTCGTTTCTGCCGGAATTCCAAGAGGGGTCGTTAGTGATCAGTGCGCTCACGGTACCGGGTACATCGTTGGACGAGTCGGACGCGCTGGGCCGCCGAATCGAGCAGATCCTTCTGGACCACCCGGCGGTGCTCGAAACGGCCCGCCGTACCGGCAGAGCCGAGCTCGACGAGCACGCTCAGGGAGTCAACGCGGCCGAGATCGACGTGCGCCTCGACATCGACGCCTATGACTACGACGTGGTGCTCGAGGAGTTGCGGGCGAACCTCGCGGCCGTGCCAGGGACGCAGATCACCATCGGGCAGCCTATCGGTCATAGGATCGACCACATGCTTTCCGGAACGCGTGCCAGTATCGCGGTGAAGATCTTTGGGCCCGACCTGTATCAACTGCGCCAGATCGCCAGGGAGATCGAGTCGGTCGCGCAGGGCGTGGCTGGCACAGTGGATGTGGCGATGGAGCAGCAGGCGGACGTGCCCCAGATCCGAATAGACATGAACCGGAGAGCGATGGCTCGCTACGGCGTGACGCCGAAGCACCTAGCCCAGGCCGTTGATGTAGCTCTCGCAGGCGAAGTCGTGTCCCAGATACTGGAGGAACAGAGGGCCATCGATCTCGTGGTCAGATTCTCCGCCGAGCACCGAAAGAGCTTGGAGACGGTGCGCAACGCACGCGTCAACACGCCGGTCGGTTCACAGGTCACGATCGGGATGCTCGCCGACGTGCGATTCGACATGGGCCCGAACTCGATATCGAGGGAGGACGTCCAGAGAAAGATCGTGGTGCAGGCGAACGTGGCGGGCCGTGACGTCGGCAGCGTGGTGGAGGACCTCCGCCAGCAAGTGCAGGAAGTGGTCGATCTGCCCGCAGGCTATTACGTGGAGTACGGAGGCCAGTTCGAGTCTGCTGGGGAGGCTTCGCGCACCATCGGGCTCATGAGCCTACTCTCTCTGGCGGCCGTTTTCCTGCTGCTATTGGTCGAGTTCAGCTCCGTTCGGCAAGCCCTCCTCGTGATGGTCAACCTGCCTCTGGCGCTGGTCGGGGGGGTCTTCGCGGTATGGCTCACCGGGGGAGTGTTGAACATCGCGACGCTCGTGGGATTCATCACGCTGTTCGGGATCGCGATCCGTAACGGCATCCTCATGGTGAGTCATTTCAACCATCTGCGGGCCGAAGGCGTGGAGCTCTACGACGCCGTCGTCAGGGGATCGATGGAGCGGCTGAGCCCGATCATGATGACGGCGCTGACCGCAGGGCTCGCTCTGTTGCCGCTTGCCCTGTCGGGTGGGGAGCCGGGAAACGAAATCCAGAGCCCGATGGCCGTCGTCGTGCTGGGCGGACTCCTCACATCACTGGCGCTGAACATGGTTGTGGTGCCGGTGCTGTACCTCCGTCACGGGGGAGCCCGGTAG
- a CDS encoding efflux RND transporter periplasmic adaptor subunit translates to MTCDRLNTQLMTVLRTATGLSLILPITACGAIENAPEVPELGAVVVTQWVDGTELFLEYPFLVAGQRTGNWAIHLTDRDDFQPIRAGTLTVRFMMDGVAAETFTVDAPLRDGIFLLDPVIQRAGTYVVELILASHQVDGRHVVSDVVVHVSEEEALAHEAAEELSGISFLKEQQWVIPFAVHPAAEHAVQRTILAPGEIVPPDGSLVQLSAPADGIAPAVANRDAPSVGDRVSQGQVLAVLVPTSQDDGFARSRGRVERLRREVERDGRLFEAGAIPGRRLEEARHDLEIAEAELEAMGGGTDGAYELTLRAPMSGVIAERTFVPGGRVEAGESLFTIVDPSRAWLRVQVPASTANNLRAGADALFTVDDSQDVFDARLRSVGSVISPTTRTVPVVFEVAAGQGRLTFGQFAQAVVPTGGLVNGIAIPNDAILDDNGTPVAYVQSGGETFERRVLTLGVTDGRRTHIVTGLRLGDMVVTVGAYQVRLASLSGGDFAGGHAH, encoded by the coding sequence ATGACGTGCGATCGACTCAACACACAGCTAATGACAGTGCTGAGGACTGCTACCGGTTTGTCGTTGATCCTACCGATCACGGCCTGCGGTGCCATCGAGAACGCCCCAGAGGTGCCGGAGCTCGGCGCGGTCGTCGTGACGCAATGGGTCGACGGTACCGAGCTCTTCCTCGAATACCCGTTTCTCGTTGCTGGGCAACGGACCGGAAACTGGGCGATTCACCTCACGGATCGAGATGACTTTCAGCCGATCCGTGCTGGGACGCTCACGGTGCGCTTCATGATGGACGGAGTCGCCGCGGAAACCTTCACCGTGGATGCCCCGCTCCGCGACGGGATATTTCTGCTGGATCCCGTGATTCAGCGAGCGGGGACCTACGTGGTGGAGCTGATCCTGGCGAGTCATCAGGTAGACGGTCGACATGTCGTTTCAGACGTCGTGGTCCACGTCAGCGAGGAGGAAGCACTCGCTCACGAGGCGGCCGAAGAGCTGTCTGGGATCTCGTTCCTGAAAGAGCAACAGTGGGTGATCCCGTTCGCGGTTCACCCGGCTGCGGAACACGCGGTTCAACGCACTATTCTGGCCCCGGGTGAGATCGTTCCTCCCGATGGCTCACTAGTTCAGTTGAGTGCGCCGGCTGACGGGATCGCCCCGGCGGTGGCCAACCGGGACGCACCGTCTGTAGGAGACCGGGTCAGTCAGGGACAAGTCCTTGCTGTCCTGGTTCCCACCAGCCAGGACGACGGCTTCGCCCGATCACGCGGGCGGGTGGAGCGACTGAGGCGTGAAGTGGAAAGAGATGGGAGACTCTTCGAGGCTGGAGCGATCCCGGGCAGACGCCTCGAGGAGGCTCGCCACGACCTCGAGATCGCGGAAGCTGAGCTGGAGGCGATGGGAGGCGGGACGGACGGTGCCTATGAACTCACTCTCCGCGCTCCGATGTCGGGTGTGATCGCGGAGCGAACCTTCGTGCCCGGTGGACGCGTGGAAGCGGGCGAGTCGCTGTTTACCATAGTCGACCCATCCAGGGCGTGGCTCCGGGTGCAGGTGCCGGCATCGACAGCGAACAACCTGCGTGCAGGTGCGGACGCGCTATTCACTGTGGACGACTCTCAGGATGTTTTCGACGCTCGGCTGCGTTCGGTGGGGAGCGTGATCAGTCCCACGACGCGGACCGTTCCCGTGGTCTTCGAGGTCGCGGCTGGGCAGGGGCGCCTTACGTTCGGGCAGTTCGCCCAGGCTGTCGTACCGACAGGTGGATTGGTAAACGGAATCGCGATCCCCAATGACGCGATTCTGGATGACAACGGCACGCCGGTGGCGTACGTGCAATCCGGAGGCGAAACCTTTGAGCGGCGGGTTCTCACGCTCGGCGTCACCGACGGCAGGCGAACCCACATCGTCACGGGGCTCAGACTAGGGGACATGGTGGTCACGGTTGGTGCGTATCAGGTGCGACTCGCTTCCCTCTCCGGCGGCGACTTCGCCGGCGGCCACGCCCACTAG
- a CDS encoding TolC family protein, protein MNRTTRILVLAVALGLWATALVAQSPSRRVTVDEALRLFAANNLDLRVARLQLAESRGVARQAGAFPNPTASVTHEPLSGGTVDYLESYFTLSQRLELPGQRSARTEGAAWAVRAAQARLRADSARLAFDVKRTYVEAVLAEEVLAVTERVAGVFREAARSAVVREAQGDISRYALRRIVVERARYENLLAGAEIRGSSARRSLALLILPESDVVEVSPMGLDGDTPPEPILEPVTGELTSRRQEIASAQAELEEAVAAVRLRRAERLPDVTATGGYKRQSDGLRGAFLGLSIPIPLFDRNAGAVESAEARVGTFRTRLGLTQRQVENDLRRAMESYESLKRRADLLADDGLDASSDLLQIAQVAYDLGEMGLLDILDAAEALWGARNARAQLKADLWTAYYDLERAIGGFDAASRPATTDLETRR, encoded by the coding sequence GTGAATCGCACGACCAGAATCCTCGTGCTAGCTGTCGCCCTCGGGCTTTGGGCCACAGCCTTGGTGGCCCAAAGTCCAAGCCGGCGCGTGACTGTCGATGAGGCGCTTCGCCTCTTCGCAGCCAACAACCTCGACCTCCGCGTCGCGAGGCTCCAGCTGGCGGAATCGCGCGGGGTTGCCCGACAGGCGGGAGCCTTCCCCAACCCGACGGCGAGTGTCACGCACGAGCCACTGTCTGGGGGCACAGTCGACTATTTGGAATCGTATTTCACCCTCAGCCAACGCCTCGAACTTCCAGGCCAGCGGAGCGCCCGGACTGAAGGGGCGGCATGGGCGGTGCGGGCGGCCCAGGCGCGATTACGCGCCGACAGCGCCCGCCTCGCGTTCGATGTGAAGCGGACCTACGTGGAGGCGGTGCTCGCGGAGGAGGTGCTGGCCGTGACCGAGCGGGTCGCCGGAGTTTTTCGCGAGGCTGCCCGGAGCGCGGTGGTCCGGGAGGCTCAAGGGGACATCTCTCGCTACGCCCTCAGGCGAATCGTCGTCGAGCGTGCGCGCTACGAAAATCTATTGGCGGGCGCCGAGATCCGCGGCTCCTCGGCGCGCCGAAGCCTTGCGCTCCTCATTCTGCCGGAATCAGATGTCGTCGAGGTGTCACCGATGGGGCTCGACGGTGACACTCCGCCGGAGCCGATTCTCGAACCAGTCACGGGAGAACTGACTTCTCGCCGGCAGGAGATCGCTTCCGCCCAGGCGGAGCTAGAGGAGGCGGTGGCGGCCGTACGGCTCAGGCGCGCCGAGCGGCTACCCGACGTCACGGCCACAGGGGGCTACAAGCGTCAGTCCGACGGGCTGAGAGGTGCCTTCTTGGGCTTATCGATCCCGATTCCGCTATTCGACCGAAACGCCGGGGCCGTGGAGAGCGCCGAGGCACGCGTCGGCACCTTCCGGACGCGTCTCGGTCTGACCCAGCGGCAGGTGGAAAACGACCTTCGTCGAGCGATGGAATCGTACGAGAGCCTGAAGCGTCGGGCCGACCTGCTGGCAGACGATGGGCTGGATGCGTCTTCCGATCTCCTTCAGATCGCGCAGGTGGCGTACGACCTCGGAGAGATGGGCCTCCTGGACATCTTGGATGCCGCCGAAGCGCTTTGGGGCGCTCGGAACGCTCGCGCCCAACTCAAGGCTGATCTTTGGACGGCCTATTACGACCTGGAGCGTGCGATCGGTGGATTCGATGCCGCTTCGCGACCCGCGACGACTGACCTGGAGACGCGACGATGA
- a CDS encoding ABC transporter permease — translation MSKSSGSVATVGCFDAMQIRLVAGRAFDANDKHDETQVIIINETLANRYFGSATEAVGQRLNVNSPENAVWRPIVGVVRDIKNFGLRAGDRNAMYVPFNQISSAFMFTVVRTAGDPLTVASAVRKEIAEVDATIAVALLQPMEDLVFDAFATDRSSTALLTRFAMMGVRIAFGAESSSIRGLVMRRALGLALMGNGAAVLANLVPAVRATRIDPIKVLST, via the coding sequence GTGAGCAAATCGTCTGGCTCCGTGGCGACCGTCGGCTGCTTTGACGCGATGCAGATACGACTCGTGGCCGGACGCGCGTTCGACGCCAACGACAAGCACGACGAAACGCAGGTCATCATCATCAACGAGACGCTCGCCAACCGGTACTTCGGGAGCGCGACGGAGGCGGTCGGCCAGCGCCTCAACGTGAACTCGCCCGAGAACGCTGTCTGGCGTCCGATCGTCGGGGTGGTGCGGGACATCAAGAACTTCGGGCTCCGCGCAGGCGACCGGAACGCAATGTACGTCCCCTTCAACCAGATCTCATCTGCCTTCATGTTTACGGTCGTTCGTACCGCGGGCGATCCGCTGACCGTTGCGAGCGCAGTCCGTAAGGAAATCGCTGAGGTCGACGCGACGATCGCGGTGGCGCTGCTCCAACCAATGGAGGATCTCGTGTTCGACGCATTCGCGACCGATCGCTCTTCGACCGCCCTTCTCACACGCTTCGCGATGATGGGCGTGCGTATCGCGTTCGGCGCGGAGAGCAGCTCCATCCGTGGACTCGTGATGCGCCGGGCGCTCGGCTTGGCGCTCATGGGCAACGGAGCCGCCGTACTCGCGAACCTCGTGCCCGCGGTGCGAGCCACAAGGATCGACCCCATCAAGGTCCTCAGCACATGA
- a CDS encoding M48 family metalloprotease: protein MTTLLRMSLVMIFAGCAVNPATGRREFSLISESREIEMGREADADISASLGLVDDPALQSYVSDIGHRLAAVSERPHLPWSFKVVDDPLVNAFALPGGFIFVTRGILANFESEAELAGVLGHEIGHVTAKHSVSQMSRQQLQQIGLGVGMVFSSRVRRFGDVLGVGLQLMNLRYSRGNESESDELGVRYMTRTAYDPESMIGVFQMLATVSGGEGERIPQWQLTHPYPENRETDIRELIAASGSAAGGTVARGEYLDRIGGLVYGSNPREGYFIGDRFVHPDLEFDVTFPEGWAGVNERSYVAASSPAEDAVMILRLAEDATDPRAALRSFLAQDGVFGRGVRNDDSDGISVSRATFTADSGDGTLRGEAAFIGLDGRVYQLLGFADEVTWRQYSGVVATSLSSFTRLTDRRTLEVQPWRLEVVALPEDMSLRDFHGRNPGPVSVEELARLNRLAPDVVVPAGTRLKRVVGTTLPGQAR from the coding sequence ATGACCACTCTCCTGCGCATGTCGCTCGTCATGATCTTCGCTGGGTGTGCCGTGAACCCGGCCACCGGTCGTCGGGAGTTCTCCCTCATCAGCGAGAGTCGGGAAATCGAGATGGGACGAGAGGCGGATGCGGACATCTCCGCCTCGCTCGGACTGGTCGATGACCCCGCGCTCCAGAGCTACGTCTCCGACATCGGGCACCGTCTGGCCGCGGTCTCCGAGCGCCCGCACCTCCCGTGGTCTTTCAAGGTCGTAGACGATCCACTCGTCAACGCGTTCGCGCTGCCCGGCGGATTCATCTTCGTGACGCGCGGCATCCTCGCCAACTTCGAGTCAGAGGCGGAGCTGGCAGGCGTACTCGGGCACGAGATCGGTCACGTTACCGCGAAACACTCGGTATCCCAGATGAGTCGGCAGCAGCTCCAACAGATCGGGCTGGGTGTCGGTATGGTCTTCTCGTCCAGGGTCCGTCGCTTCGGTGACGTCCTGGGCGTGGGCCTCCAACTCATGAACCTCCGTTACTCACGGGGGAACGAGTCCGAGTCCGATGAACTGGGCGTGCGCTACATGACCCGGACCGCCTACGACCCCGAGTCGATGATCGGAGTCTTCCAGATGCTCGCAACGGTGTCCGGTGGCGAGGGGGAACGGATTCCGCAGTGGCAGCTCACGCACCCCTACCCCGAGAACCGCGAGACCGACATTCGTGAGTTGATCGCCGCATCGGGGAGTGCGGCCGGGGGCACGGTGGCCCGAGGTGAGTACCTGGATCGTATCGGCGGTCTCGTCTACGGGTCGAACCCGCGGGAGGGGTACTTCATCGGCGACCGTTTCGTGCACCCTGACCTCGAGTTCGACGTGACGTTTCCGGAGGGCTGGGCAGGGGTGAACGAACGCTCTTACGTGGCGGCGTCGAGTCCCGCGGAGGACGCAGTGATGATCCTACGGCTCGCGGAGGACGCCACCGATCCGCGCGCCGCGCTGCGCTCCTTTCTCGCCCAAGACGGCGTCTTCGGCCGCGGCGTGCGCAACGATGACAGCGACGGGATCTCGGTCAGCCGCGCTACTTTCACCGCCGACTCCGGCGACGGCACGCTGCGAGGCGAAGCGGCGTTCATCGGTCTCGACGGGCGCGTATATCAACTCTTGGGGTTCGCAGACGAAGTCACCTGGCGGCAGTACTCGGGCGTGGTGGCGACATCTCTCTCGAGCTTTACTCGACTCACGGACCGACGGACGCTCGAGGTGCAGCCGTGGAGGCTGGAAGTGGTGGCGCTGCCCGAGGATATGTCGCTTCGAGACTTCCACGGCCGGAATCCCGGTCCGGTCTCCGTCGAGGAGCTCGCGAGGTTGAATCGTCTAGCGCCGGACGTCGTAGTGCCTGCGGGCACGCGCCTCAAGCGTGTCGTAGGCACGACCCTCCCGGGCCAAGCACGATGA
- a CDS encoding ankyrin repeat domain-containing protein has protein sequence MSAARMKVGFHMGSIVALSLLLVAGTPADSPVADAAERGDLEAVRTLLRDGADANGAQADGTTALHWAAMNDDVQIVEVLLYAGATVKPTTRLGGYTPLHLASRNGHGDVVRALLEGGADANGFTNTGVSPLHFAAQANSAEAIRVLVEHGAEVDSRDSRSSRTPLMFAAVGNSTAAMQALIDAGADLSAATDVKDYEEISNANNEDRARRTRVRDAELPPDQRPEARGGRGGPPQRAQAAAATPDPDETPDPDETADPDETADPDETADPDETADPDETADPDETADPDETDEPPIRALSSIEQIGKQGGFTALHYAAREGHVNAAQLLVAAGADIDQVTGGDESSPLLVAVINGHYDLAEEFVEHGADPNLVSDDGAGPLFATLNIEWSLRTWYPQPGAFRGQSTSYLDLTRALLEAGADPNQRTTTHIWYAAYNAGRMGVDFTGATPFWRAAYATDVNAMKLLVAYGADPDVWTIKLPARRRFNRDPDIPNNPVNDEPEPVDPSGLAPIPVGGLGIHPMHAAAGVGFGTSRVAQQHRSVPDGWLPSMKYFIEELGVDPNLRDQDGFTALHHSAARGDSETILYLVSQGADVTLISRRGQTTADMANSPEQRAQPHPATVALLEKLGSKNNHECRSCGEGRGN, from the coding sequence ATGTCGGCAGCACGAATGAAGGTCGGTTTCCACATGGGATCGATTGTAGCCTTGAGCCTACTGCTCGTGGCGGGCACACCGGCTGACTCGCCGGTTGCGGACGCCGCCGAGCGCGGCGATCTCGAGGCCGTTCGCACACTCCTGCGTGACGGTGCGGACGCCAACGGTGCGCAGGCGGATGGCACGACAGCGTTGCACTGGGCTGCGATGAACGACGACGTACAGATCGTCGAAGTGCTCCTGTATGCCGGCGCGACCGTGAAGCCGACCACCCGACTCGGTGGCTATACGCCGCTGCACCTGGCCAGCCGGAACGGGCACGGCGACGTTGTACGCGCACTGTTGGAAGGAGGGGCTGACGCCAACGGCTTCACAAACACTGGAGTCAGCCCGCTTCACTTTGCAGCTCAAGCCAACTCGGCCGAGGCCATCCGAGTCCTCGTTGAGCACGGCGCGGAGGTCGACTCGCGCGATTCCCGCTCGAGCCGCACGCCTCTGATGTTCGCCGCCGTTGGAAACTCGACCGCCGCGATGCAGGCGCTCATCGACGCCGGCGCGGATCTGTCCGCGGCGACCGACGTCAAGGACTACGAGGAGATCTCGAACGCCAACAACGAGGACCGCGCCCGGCGCACCCGTGTGCGCGACGCCGAGCTGCCGCCCGATCAGCGTCCTGAGGCCCGAGGTGGGCGTGGTGGACCGCCGCAACGTGCGCAAGCCGCAGCGGCGACGCCCGACCCGGACGAGACGCCTGACCCGGACGAGACAGCCGATCCGGACGAGACAGCCGACCCGGACGAGACAGCCGACCCGGACGAGACAGCCGACCCGGACGAGACAGCCGATCCGGACGAGACAGCCGACCCGGACGAGACAGACGAGCCGCCCATACGCGCGCTCTCGTCCATCGAGCAGATCGGGAAGCAGGGTGGCTTCACCGCGCTGCACTACGCGGCACGCGAGGGCCACGTTAATGCTGCCCAGCTCCTCGTCGCTGCCGGGGCGGACATCGACCAGGTCACCGGCGGTGACGAGTCGAGCCCGCTTCTGGTCGCCGTGATCAACGGACACTACGACTTGGCCGAGGAGTTCGTTGAGCACGGCGCGGATCCGAACTTGGTCAGCGACGATGGAGCGGGTCCGCTTTTCGCGACGCTGAACATCGAGTGGTCGCTGCGCACGTGGTATCCGCAGCCGGGAGCGTTTCGCGGGCAGTCCACGTCGTATCTGGACCTCACTCGAGCTCTGCTCGAGGCCGGCGCCGATCCGAACCAGCGCACCACAACGCATATCTGGTACGCAGCGTACAACGCAGGGCGCATGGGTGTGGACTTCACGGGCGCAACGCCATTTTGGCGCGCAGCCTACGCCACCGACGTGAACGCGATGAAGCTGCTCGTGGCGTACGGTGCCGACCCCGACGTCTGGACGATCAAGCTTCCCGCCCGCCGGCGCTTCAACCGGGATCCTGACATTCCGAACAACCCGGTGAACGACGAGCCGGAGCCTGTCGATCCTTCCGGACTGGCACCGATTCCCGTTGGAGGGCTCGGGATCCATCCGATGCACGCGGCGGCGGGCGTCGGCTTCGGCACGTCCCGCGTTGCGCAGCAGCACCGCAGCGTGCCCGACGGGTGGCTGCCTTCGATGAAGTACTTCATTGAAGAGTTGGGCGTCGATCCCAACCTGCGCGACCAAGACGGTTTCACCGCGCTGCACCACTCTGCGGCGCGCGGTGACAGCGAGACGATTCTCTACCTGGTCAGTCAGGGCGCTGACGTCACGCTGATCAGCCGGCGCGGACAAACCACCGCGGACATGGCGAACAGCCCCGAGCAGCGCGCGCAGCCGCATCCTGCGACCGTCGCGCTGCTCGAGAAGCTCGGTTCGAAAAACAACCACGAGTGCAGGTCGTGCGGAGAGGGTCGCGGGAACTGA